Proteins found in one Nitratiruptor sp. SB155-2 genomic segment:
- a CDS encoding MazG-like family protein gives MNTEMTFKLIRGWADDRGLIENSTPQAQWMKLDEELGELSVAIQKDKKADTIDAFGDVVVVLTIMAAQLGLELEECVKAAYEEIKDRKGYMSKDGVFVKEENY, from the coding sequence ATGAACACAGAAATGACATTCAAACTAATCAGAGGATGGGCGGACGATAGAGGCCTTATTGAAAACTCTACACCACAAGCGCAATGGATGAAATTGGATGAGGAATTGGGAGAGCTATCAGTAGCAATTCAAAAAGATAAAAAAGCAGACACGATTGACGCTTTTGGCGATGTGGTTGTGGTTCTCACAATCATGGCAGCACAGCTTGGCTTGGAGCTTGAAGAATGCGTCAAGGCTGCGTATGAGGAGATCAAGGATAGAAAAGGCTATATGAGCAAAGACGGAGTGTTTGTGAAGGAGGAAAATTATTAA
- a CDS encoding helix-turn-helix domain-containing protein, which translates to MEENIVKKVCKELGITQKELAERIGIPAGTVSRWASTDEIPKTAKVALELLLENKKLKEQTKVLQLLKETLENLDK; encoded by the coding sequence ATGGAAGAAAACATAGTAAAGAAGGTGTGTAAAGAACTGGGAATTACGCAAAAAGAGCTGGCGGAGAGGATTGGTATACCTGCGGGAACTGTAAGCAGGTGGGCTTCTACTGATGAAATACCAAAAACAGCAAAAGTTGCTTTAGAGCTTTTACTTGAAAACAAAAAACTAAAAGAACAGACAAAAGTCTTGCAACTGCTCAAAGAGACATTAGAAAACCTCGACAAATAG
- the folK gene encoding 2-amino-4-hydroxy-6-hydroxymethyldihydropteridine diphosphokinase, translating into MRKKLNENLVFYFDPLYPKNFSKYTKGEIAILGIGGNLGNVRRRFRKLALYLTSHPRVQLLRTAPILKNPPFGYLEQPHFYNSVIVVQTTLSPKDLLHFCLQTEKRFKRQRSFKNAPRTLDIDILFYGEKRVEQKNLTIPHPHWSQRDSVQLPLQYLVEGL; encoded by the coding sequence GTGCGAAAGAAGCTTAACGAAAATCTCGTTTTCTATTTTGATCCGCTCTATCCAAAAAACTTCTCCAAATACACAAAAGGTGAGATAGCCATCCTCGGAATAGGAGGCAATCTTGGCAATGTGCGGAGGCGTTTTCGCAAACTGGCTCTTTATCTTACCTCTCATCCACGTGTACAACTATTACGAACGGCGCCAATACTTAAAAACCCACCTTTTGGTTACTTGGAACAACCACATTTTTACAATTCCGTCATTGTTGTACAAACTACGCTCTCTCCGAAAGATCTGTTACATTTTTGCCTTCAAACGGAAAAGCGGTTCAAGAGGCAAAGAAGTTTCAAAAACGCTCCACGAACACTCGATATTGATATCTTGTTTTATGGAGAGAAGAGAGTCGAACAGAAAAATCTTACAATTCCGCATCCACACTGGAGCCAAAGAGATTCGGTACAATTGCCCCTACAATACCTGGTGGAGGGGCTATGA
- a CDS encoding aminopeptidase P family protein has product MNYILKNENAVYYECGFSCDNELFIAFNNERYFITDARYTTEAKEQIKNAEVVEARNLYKAAREIIRKSGVKRIYYDPNDFSCADFSELSKLRIDWRKSVHLSWKKRVIKSEEEIALIKRSVELNAEAFDVFVKKLQECEGWSEKRLHFEAIAYLSRFGEYNLSFDPIFAIDENAAKPHALPSEKRLEKGDLVLFDAGIKYKRYCSDRTRTAFYGEGIQFGKEQRFSNPKIQKAYDVVQKAQERAIEAARSGMRAKDLDKVAREIIDKSEFKGAFVHSLGHGVGLDIHEMPFINARNEQILEDGMVFTIEPGIYIPGEFGIRIEDMVVLRNGRAEVL; this is encoded by the coding sequence ATGAACTATATACTGAAAAATGAAAATGCTGTTTACTATGAGTGTGGTTTCAGCTGCGACAATGAACTTTTCATCGCTTTCAATAACGAACGATATTTTATCACGGATGCCCGCTATACTACGGAGGCCAAAGAGCAGATAAAAAACGCTGAGGTTGTTGAAGCTCGAAATCTTTATAAAGCTGCAAGAGAGATTATCCGAAAAAGCGGGGTTAAACGAATCTATTACGATCCAAATGATTTCAGTTGTGCCGATTTTTCTGAACTTTCAAAGCTCCGTATTGATTGGAGAAAAAGCGTACATCTTTCCTGGAAAAAACGGGTCATTAAAAGTGAAGAAGAGATTGCGCTTATCAAAAGATCGGTAGAACTGAATGCCGAAGCATTTGATGTTTTTGTGAAAAAGTTGCAAGAGTGCGAAGGGTGGAGCGAAAAGCGGCTCCATTTTGAAGCGATTGCATATCTTAGTAGATTTGGAGAATATAATCTCAGTTTCGATCCCATTTTCGCCATCGATGAAAACGCGGCAAAACCTCACGCACTTCCTAGTGAAAAAAGATTAGAAAAGGGTGATCTTGTACTCTTTGATGCCGGTATCAAATATAAGCGCTATTGCAGCGATCGAACGAGAACAGCTTTTTATGGAGAAGGCATTCAATTTGGAAAAGAACAAAGATTTTCAAATCCAAAAATCCAAAAGGCCTACGATGTAGTACAAAAAGCGCAAGAGCGTGCGATCGAGGCCGCTAGAAGCGGGATGAGGGCAAAAGATCTCGATAAGGTTGCACGAGAGATCATCGACAAAAGTGAATTTAAAGGTGCATTTGTCCACTCTTTGGGACATGGAGTCGGTCTTGATATCCATGAGATGCCTTTCATCAATGCAAGAAATGAACAGATTCTTGAAGATGGTATGGTATTTACTATTGAACCTGGCATCTACATTCCTGGCGAGTTTGGTATCAGAATAGAAGATATGGTTGTTTTGCGAAACGGACGGGCAGAGGTATTGTAG
- a CDS encoding P-loop NTPase: MRFVTITSGKGGVGKSTIAANIAYLLSKYGYKVAIFDADIGLANQDIILNVKPKYTILDVLKGKVRFCDAIVPINDNLFLIPGESGEEILSFDNEALLEEFYKGLEQFKDLDFLIIDTGAGIGESVQSFVRASTDTVIITVPDPSAIMDAYSMIKYCSRVKESVNIVLNQVKHKKEAFTLFKKLDSVAKKHLEKSIDLKLLGFIQKSGVVEEATKMRKLVAKEFITSLPAIQMGDIAKRLTDSVAKDGTKIKENANIAVFFKRLLQKF; the protein is encoded by the coding sequence ATGAGATTTGTTACCATTACCAGTGGTAAAGGTGGGGTGGGAAAAAGCACTATTGCTGCAAACATTGCCTATCTTCTATCAAAATATGGCTATAAAGTCGCTATTTTTGATGCAGATATAGGTTTGGCCAACCAAGACATCATACTCAATGTAAAACCAAAATATACCATTTTGGATGTTTTGAAAGGCAAAGTCCGTTTTTGTGACGCGATCGTACCAATCAACGACAACCTTTTTTTGATTCCTGGAGAGAGTGGCGAAGAGATCTTGTCATTCGACAACGAAGCGCTTTTAGAAGAGTTTTATAAAGGATTGGAGCAGTTTAAAGATTTGGATTTTCTTATCATCGATACCGGTGCTGGAATTGGTGAGAGTGTCCAGAGTTTTGTAAGAGCTTCTACGGATACCGTTATTATCACTGTTCCAGACCCTTCAGCTATAATGGATGCTTATTCTATGATAAAATATTGCTCAAGAGTGAAAGAGAGTGTCAATATCGTTTTAAATCAAGTGAAACATAAGAAAGAGGCATTCACTCTTTTTAAAAAACTGGACAGTGTTGCAAAAAAACATCTTGAAAAGAGTATTGATCTCAAGCTCCTTGGATTTATACAAAAAAGCGGTGTTGTCGAGGAAGCTACAAAAATGAGAAAGCTTGTGGCAAAAGAGTTCATAACATCACTACCTGCTATTCAAATGGGAGATATTGCTAAAAGATTGACAGATTCGGTGGCAAAAGATGGAACAAAAATCAAAGAAAATGCAAATATTGCAGTTTTTTTCAAAAGATTGTTACAAAAATTTTAG
- a CDS encoding SNF2-related protein: MGELVYQKASKFGFAILAAEERTGKTGTFLYAIEKSQAQSCLILTKKAAIDDIKEQIEAFGCKKQYEVINYQSLHKIQNADPDVVVLDEFHQALCAYPKPSKTQKSVKNLCKDRIIIYVSATPFSESYSQCFHALDICSYSPFRKYKNFYQWFAHYGIPVERWIGGRKTTEYKLTKEALIKAKLSPYMVQITRKEIGFKHEPEDHVCKVELDEITKTRINLLRKHRILYLENGQEYVADSTMALMNGEYMLTGGGLMIDNEYQPLSNEKIRYIFEHFDDSKSMAIMAHFVGEQERLKKIFKEADVFSSTSDAEGVDLSGYDKLIVYSMSYSTSKYVQRRCRQCNINRKKPIQVYYLLTDYIDKEVYKSVAVKKKNFTKRVYERIADTKEDTGLFKKEGLLCSEGHCG; this comes from the coding sequence TTGGGTGAACTAGTATACCAAAAGGCATCAAAATTTGGATTCGCAATATTGGCTGCTGAGGAAAGAACTGGCAAGACCGGTACTTTCCTCTACGCCATAGAGAAATCGCAGGCTCAAAGCTGTCTGATACTTACAAAGAAAGCGGCGATAGATGATATCAAGGAGCAAATCGAGGCTTTTGGCTGCAAAAAGCAGTATGAGGTAATCAACTACCAATCCTTACACAAGATACAAAACGCCGATCCAGACGTTGTCGTGCTTGACGAGTTCCATCAAGCGCTTTGCGCCTATCCAAAGCCAAGCAAGACGCAAAAGTCGGTCAAGAACCTTTGCAAAGACCGCATTATTATATATGTATCTGCTACGCCGTTTAGCGAGTCTTATAGCCAATGCTTTCACGCTCTTGATATCTGTTCATACAGTCCGTTTAGGAAATATAAAAATTTTTACCAATGGTTTGCACATTACGGCATACCAGTAGAACGATGGATCGGCGGTAGAAAGACAACCGAATACAAACTCACAAAAGAAGCACTCATAAAAGCAAAATTATCGCCCTACATGGTGCAAATCACACGCAAAGAGATTGGTTTTAAACATGAGCCAGAGGATCATGTTTGTAAAGTTGAACTTGATGAAATTACAAAAACAAGGATTAATCTACTTCGCAAGCATCGCATCCTATATCTTGAAAACGGCCAAGAGTATGTGGCTGACAGTACAATGGCGCTGATGAACGGCGAGTATATGCTCACTGGTGGCGGATTGATGATAGACAATGAGTATCAGCCTCTATCAAACGAAAAAATCCGCTACATTTTTGAGCATTTTGACGACTCAAAAAGTATGGCCATTATGGCACACTTCGTAGGCGAGCAAGAGCGGTTGAAAAAGATATTCAAAGAAGCCGACGTATTCAGCTCAACTTCTGACGCAGAGGGCGTTGATTTGAGCGGCTATGACAAGCTTATAGTTTATTCGATGAGCTACTCCACGAGCAAGTACGTGCAAAGACGGTGCAGGCAATGCAATATCAATCGAAAAAAACCAATACAGGTCTACTATCTGCTGACCGACTACATAGACAAAGAGGTCTATAAATCGGTTGCCGTCAAAAAGAAAAACTTCACAAAGAGAGTCTATGAAAGAATCGCTGATACAAAAGAAGATACTGGACTTTTTAAAAAAGAGGGGCTGCTATGCAGTGAAGGTCATTGCGGCTAA
- a CDS encoding ComF family protein, with product MRCLLCQDFSWQIICRTCQTNLLKPTIKRRKILDQFEVISFYEYSEIAPLLHTKHHYIGASVFTIMARNSFAMFGKHFDQKATAVAIDDRIKRSGYSHTAILANALKSAVIQVCYGVLRAKNDVSYSGKSLQYRLNHPRGFEYKGPKTDIILVDDIVTTGTTLKEAYSEVKRRGANPLFALTLADAQETETI from the coding sequence ATGCGCTGTCTTTTATGCCAGGATTTTTCCTGGCAAATCATTTGTAGAACTTGTCAAACCAATCTTCTAAAGCCCACAATAAAACGAAGAAAAATTCTTGATCAATTTGAAGTGATCAGTTTTTATGAGTATAGTGAAATAGCCCCTTTGTTGCATACAAAACACCACTATATCGGTGCTTCAGTATTCACAATCATGGCAAGAAATTCCTTTGCGATGTTTGGAAAACATTTTGATCAAAAGGCTACTGCTGTAGCAATTGATGATCGAATCAAAAGGAGTGGATATTCCCATACCGCCATTTTAGCGAATGCTCTAAAGAGTGCAGTGATTCAAGTTTGCTATGGCGTGTTGCGAGCGAAAAATGATGTAAGTTATTCTGGAAAATCGTTGCAGTATCGACTCAATCATCCAAGAGGCTTTGAATATAAAGGACCCAAAACAGATATTATCTTGGTTGATGATATCGTTACGACGGGAACGACATTAAAAGAGGCTTATAGCGAAGTGAAAAGAAGGGGAGCAAATCCCCTCTTTGCTTTGACGTTGGCGGATGCTCAAGAGACAGAAACAATATAG
- a CDS encoding site-specific integrase, whose amino-acid sequence MVSIFRRGKKLYLQFMVGGKPKQKSTGLDDTKANRQLVKKHLIPKLEAKIISGELEAELKAKETPKAFRYYAEKYLLLKEQLKTYDELSKQVDKLIEVFDKDIDAITRGEIKEWSAFALRDKTPKTVRKYLNLLGSIFDTAIEYGVIKDNPARKIKLPVHIEKHKEPFSSDEVELLLSTASGWFRNYLAIAFFTGMRPGEIIALTKDDVNLKRRTINVSKARRYGKTTTPKTVYSIREVPILDALVPYLMDQIENSSYYLFTNSKGDQFWDAKKLHPYWKEVIEQSGLMYREMYATRHTFITAMLKSGYVSVMELAQIVGHKNSTEIMNNYARFISGEHLKISKQIDPFNCKSTDSGSLIPIVKG is encoded by the coding sequence GTGGTCAGCATTTTCAGACGTGGCAAAAAGCTCTATCTGCAATTTATGGTAGGCGGTAAGCCCAAGCAGAAAAGCACGGGATTAGATGATACAAAGGCTAATCGGCAGCTGGTTAAAAAACATCTTATCCCGAAGCTTGAGGCAAAGATTATCAGCGGGGAACTCGAAGCCGAATTGAAGGCAAAAGAGACCCCAAAAGCCTTTCGTTATTATGCCGAAAAATATCTGCTTTTAAAAGAGCAGCTTAAAACATATGATGAGCTATCAAAACAGGTTGATAAGCTTATCGAGGTCTTTGACAAAGATATAGACGCTATCACACGTGGTGAGATAAAAGAGTGGAGTGCGTTTGCATTGCGGGATAAGACACCAAAAACGGTACGCAAATATCTCAATCTGCTTGGATCCATCTTTGACACAGCCATCGAGTATGGTGTGATTAAAGATAATCCAGCGAGAAAGATAAAGCTCCCAGTGCATATTGAAAAGCATAAAGAGCCTTTTTCATCTGATGAAGTTGAATTGCTTTTATCGACCGCATCCGGTTGGTTTAGAAACTATTTGGCGATAGCTTTTTTTACAGGAATGCGACCAGGTGAAATAATCGCTTTGACGAAAGATGATGTCAATTTAAAAAGACGCACAATCAACGTCTCTAAAGCAAGGAGGTATGGAAAAACCACAACTCCGAAAACGGTATATTCAATCAGAGAAGTTCCGATACTGGATGCACTCGTTCCATATCTGATGGATCAGATTGAAAACAGCAGCTATTATCTGTTCACAAACTCAAAAGGCGATCAGTTTTGGGACGCAAAAAAACTTCATCCTTACTGGAAAGAAGTGATTGAGCAAAGCGGTCTGATGTATAGAGAAATGTATGCGACAAGACATACTTTTATTACCGCGATGCTAAAAAGCGGTTATGTATCTGTAATGGAACTTGCACAGATAGTTGGGCATAAAAACTCGACAGAAATTATGAATAATTACGCAAGATTTATCAGTGGAGAACATCTAAAAATATCGAAGCAAATTGACCCATTTAATTGCAAATCCACTGACAGTGGCTCTCTAATCCCCATCGTTAAGGGATAG
- a CDS encoding MBL fold metallo-hydrolase, whose amino-acid sequence MVGSLLIPFIALSTFAASYSLTPLKITPHVYCFFGKNEIPNKHNNGNISNSCFVILKNGVAVFDTGPTYLYAKEEVAQIRKITPKKIKYVINSHYHDDHILGNSYYATLGVQIYGTKEIEYQYQNNTNTRMQQHITKESYKDTQLVLPTHYVTKSITLDNELQVIPIPHPAHTKSDLIAFYPKEGVVFAGDIIFNDRLPSIRDGDIEGWLKAIDFILSLKLKYIIGGHGTKYDSKAYIFTKEYLQQLRKEIKKGIEEGIELDEVTTKITLPQYKNMKLYKELHRKNVFKAYQIYEWEEE is encoded by the coding sequence ATGGTGGGCTCTTTATTGATACCTTTCATCGCTCTATCTACTTTTGCAGCATCCTATAGTTTAACTCCACTCAAGATAACACCTCATGTCTATTGCTTTTTTGGAAAAAATGAAATACCCAATAAGCACAATAACGGCAACATCAGTAATAGCTGTTTTGTGATATTAAAAAATGGCGTTGCGGTATTCGATACAGGTCCAACCTATCTGTATGCCAAAGAGGAAGTTGCACAGATTCGAAAAATAACACCTAAGAAAATAAAATATGTTATTAACTCACACTATCACGATGACCATATATTAGGAAACTCTTATTATGCTACGCTTGGCGTACAAATATACGGTACGAAAGAGATAGAGTACCAGTATCAAAATAATACGAATACGAGAATGCAACAACACATCACCAAAGAGTCGTACAAAGATACACAACTCGTGTTACCGACACACTATGTGACTAAGTCAATCACTCTTGACAATGAACTTCAAGTCATACCAATTCCCCATCCAGCTCATACAAAATCAGATCTCATAGCTTTCTATCCAAAAGAAGGGGTTGTTTTTGCAGGGGATATTATATTCAATGATAGGCTTCCTTCCATACGCGATGGTGATATAGAAGGCTGGCTCAAAGCAATCGATTTCATTCTCTCTCTCAAACTAAAATACATTATCGGGGGACATGGTACGAAATATGACAGTAAAGCGTATATCTTTACAAAAGAGTATCTACAACAACTAAGAAAAGAGATCAAGAAAGGCATAGAAGAAGGTATTGAGCTTGACGAAGTTACCACAAAAATCACATTACCACAATACAAAAATATGAAACTTTATAAAGAATTACATAGAAAAAATGTATTCAAGGCGTATCAGATTTACGAATGGGAAGAGGAGTAG
- the mnmA gene encoding tRNA 2-thiouridine(34) synthase MnmA, translating to MSKKIVVAMSGGVDSSYTANLLQSRGYEVIGVYMKFHPREEYHQKNIANIQKVAKHLGIEYHVLDRTKEFQERVYQPFVDSYVAGLTPNPCAMCNRVMKFTELIEFADELGVDNVATGHYAKTDGQFIYEATDKSKDQSYFLFNLKKEFLPRIIFPLGDWYKENVKKEAMKILLLKSIAEQKESSEICFVETNYIDVLKEHTEVEMPGEVVDTHGKVIGEHKGYMHYTIGKRKGFRLFKAHQPHYVLDIIPHKNRIVVGTKEQLEKRQIVLRGLNMFLDQKEFDCYIKIRYRTHKVPCHVKIDGSVASVTLKEPVYGVAKGQAGVFYDEEKVLGGGWIV from the coding sequence ATGAGTAAAAAGATAGTTGTGGCAATGAGTGGTGGAGTAGATAGCAGTTATACCGCTAATCTATTGCAAAGCAGAGGGTATGAGGTTATCGGTGTCTATATGAAATTTCACCCAAGGGAAGAGTATCATCAAAAAAACATTGCGAACATACAGAAAGTCGCGAAACATTTGGGCATTGAATACCATGTGCTTGATCGGACCAAGGAGTTTCAAGAGCGCGTTTATCAGCCTTTTGTCGATAGTTATGTAGCAGGTCTCACACCCAATCCATGTGCTATGTGTAACCGAGTGATGAAATTTACCGAACTAATAGAGTTTGCAGATGAACTTGGTGTGGACAATGTAGCTACGGGCCATTATGCGAAAACGGATGGTCAATTTATCTATGAAGCTACTGACAAAAGCAAAGATCAAAGCTACTTTCTCTTTAATTTAAAAAAAGAGTTTTTGCCAAGAATCATCTTTCCTTTGGGTGACTGGTACAAAGAGAATGTGAAAAAGGAAGCAATGAAAATTCTTTTGCTCAAAAGCATCGCAGAGCAAAAAGAGAGTAGTGAGATCTGTTTTGTGGAGACAAACTATATCGATGTACTCAAAGAGCATACCGAAGTGGAAATGCCAGGAGAAGTGGTCGATACACATGGCAAAGTGATAGGAGAGCATAAAGGGTATATGCACTATACGATAGGCAAAAGAAAAGGTTTTCGTCTTTTTAAAGCGCACCAACCTCACTATGTTCTAGATATCATTCCCCATAAAAACAGGATTGTCGTTGGTACGAAAGAGCAGTTGGAAAAGAGGCAGATCGTTCTTCGTGGACTGAACATGTTTTTGGATCAAAAGGAGTTTGATTGCTATATCAAAATCCGATACCGAACCCATAAAGTACCGTGTCACGTAAAAATTGACGGTTCCGTTGCAAGTGTGACCCTTAAAGAGCCCGTTTATGGTGTTGCAAAGGGACAAGCGGGCGTCTTTTACGATGAAGAGAAAGTATTAGGTGGTGGCTGGATAGTTTAG
- a CDS encoding ribose-phosphate pyrophosphokinase — protein sequence MRGYKVFSGTAHPDFAAEMVQYLGVPMSQATVSRFSDGEINVQIQESVRGRDVFIVQPTGAPANDNLMELLIMTDALRRSSAASITAVMPYFGYARQDRKAAPRVPITAKLVANMLEKAGITRVITMDLHAGQIQGFFDIPVDNLYGSIIFKEYVKSKNLPNPVIASPDIGGVARARYFAQKLGYDMVIVDKRREKANESEVMNIIGNVEGKDIIIVDDMIDTAGTIVKAAAALKEKGANSVMACCTHPVLSGPAYERIENGELDELVVTNTLPLKRESEKIKVLSVANLFGEVIRRVYYNESVNSLFR from the coding sequence ATGAGAGGCTATAAGGTTTTCAGTGGTACCGCACATCCCGATTTTGCAGCTGAAATGGTTCAGTATCTTGGTGTTCCCATGTCACAGGCGACTGTGAGTCGGTTTAGCGATGGGGAGATCAATGTTCAGATTCAAGAATCTGTTCGAGGTAGAGATGTATTTATCGTCCAACCAACAGGAGCTCCCGCAAATGACAACTTGATGGAACTCCTTATCATGACTGACGCATTGCGCCGATCATCGGCTGCTTCCATCACTGCTGTGATGCCCTATTTTGGATATGCACGACAGGATAGGAAAGCGGCTCCTAGAGTACCAATCACTGCGAAACTAGTGGCAAATATGCTCGAAAAAGCGGGTATCACAAGAGTGATCACGATGGATCTGCATGCAGGACAGATTCAAGGATTTTTCGATATTCCTGTAGACAACCTCTATGGCTCTATCATTTTCAAAGAGTATGTCAAAAGCAAAAATTTGCCAAATCCTGTCATAGCGAGCCCTGACATCGGTGGCGTTGCCAGAGCCAGATATTTTGCACAAAAGCTGGGATACGATATGGTTATCGTCGATAAGCGAAGAGAAAAAGCGAACGAATCGGAAGTGATGAACATCATCGGAAATGTGGAAGGAAAAGATATCATCATCGTTGATGATATGATTGATACTGCTGGAACCATCGTCAAAGCGGCTGCTGCTCTCAAAGAAAAAGGAGCAAATTCAGTGATGGCTTGTTGTACCCACCCAGTGCTAAGCGGGCCAGCATATGAACGAATAGAGAATGGTGAGTTGGATGAACTCGTCGTTACCAATACACTCCCCCTCAAAAGAGAGAGTGAGAAAATCAAGGTACTTTCAGTTGCAAACCTCTTTGGTGAAGTGATCCGAAGAGTGTACTACAATGAAAGTGTCAACAGCCTCTTTCGGTAA
- the lepA gene encoding translation elongation factor 4: protein MENIRNFSIIAHIDHGKSTLADRLIQECGAIEDRKMSDQVMDTMDIEKERGITIKAQSVRLTYKKDGKEYILNLIDTPGHVDFSYEVSRSLASSEGALLVVDASQGVEAQTIANVYIALENDLELIPVINKIDLPAADPERVKADIENTIGLDCTDAIEVSAKTGQGINELLDAIIERIPAPSGDPTAPTKALIYDSWFDSYLGALALVRVFEGEIKKGQEVLVMGTGKTHEVIDLMYPHPINPQKTSTIKTGEIGIVVMGLKNIGDVQVGDTITDAKNPTPEPIEGFEEAKPFVFAGLYPIDTDKFEDLREALNKLKLNDAAIAFEPETSAALGFGFRVGFLGLLHMEVVKERLEREFGLDLIATAPTVTYKVKKTDGETIEIQNPSELPPPQEIDTIYEPYVKATIITPTEFLGNVLNLLSEKRGVQLKMDYITQDRVMLEYEIPMNEIVMDFYDKLKTVTKGYASFDYEPSGYKEGDLVKLDIRVAGEVVDALSIIVPKEKAQYKGRELVKKMKELVPRQLFEVAIQASIGNKIIARETVSAMRKNVTAKCYGGDITRKRKLLEKQKEGKKRMKAIGKVQLPQEAFLSVLKID from the coding sequence ATGGAAAACATACGAAACTTCTCCATCATCGCGCACATCGATCACGGCAAGAGTACCCTTGCCGATCGCCTGATCCAAGAGTGTGGAGCTATTGAAGATAGAAAGATGAGTGATCAGGTGATGGATACGATGGACATAGAAAAAGAACGCGGTATCACCATCAAAGCGCAAAGTGTGCGATTGACCTACAAAAAAGATGGTAAAGAGTATATCCTCAATCTCATCGATACACCGGGGCACGTGGATTTTAGCTATGAAGTGAGCAGGTCTTTGGCTTCCAGTGAAGGTGCACTTTTGGTGGTGGATGCAAGCCAAGGCGTCGAAGCGCAGACGATAGCCAATGTCTATATCGCGTTGGAAAATGATCTTGAACTCATTCCTGTCATCAATAAAATCGATTTGCCTGCAGCTGATCCAGAACGAGTGAAAGCCGATATAGAAAATACCATAGGACTTGATTGTACCGATGCGATCGAAGTAAGTGCCAAAACAGGGCAGGGGATCAATGAGCTTTTGGATGCAATTATCGAGCGTATTCCAGCCCCTTCAGGCGATCCAACAGCCCCTACAAAAGCACTCATCTATGATAGCTGGTTCGATAGCTATCTTGGAGCGCTTGCGTTGGTACGGGTTTTTGAGGGAGAGATCAAAAAAGGACAGGAAGTTCTTGTCATGGGTACAGGAAAAACCCATGAAGTGATTGATCTCATGTATCCTCACCCCATCAATCCTCAAAAAACGAGTACGATCAAAACAGGTGAAATCGGTATCGTTGTAATGGGGCTTAAAAATATCGGTGATGTGCAGGTGGGTGATACGATTACGGATGCAAAAAATCCCACTCCTGAGCCGATAGAAGGATTTGAAGAGGCAAAACCTTTTGTATTTGCAGGTTTGTATCCCATCGATACGGATAAATTTGAGGATTTACGAGAAGCACTCAATAAACTCAAACTCAATGATGCCGCTATTGCATTCGAACCAGAGACTTCAGCCGCCCTTGGTTTTGGTTTTCGTGTAGGGTTTTTGGGTCTTTTGCATATGGAAGTTGTCAAAGAGCGGTTGGAGAGAGAGTTCGGGCTTGATCTCATAGCTACAGCGCCTACGGTGACATATAAAGTCAAAAAAACCGATGGAGAGACGATCGAGATTCAAAACCCAAGCGAACTTCCACCTCCCCAAGAGATCGATACCATTTATGAACCATATGTGAAAGCGACGATCATTACGCCGACTGAGTTTTTGGGAAATGTACTCAATCTTTTAAGCGAAAAAAGAGGCGTTCAGCTGAAGATGGACTATATTACCCAGGATCGGGTTATGCTTGAGTATGAAATCCCGATGAATGAGATCGTGATGGATTTTTACGACAAACTTAAAACTGTCACGAAAGGATATGCGAGTTTCGATTATGAACCAAGCGGGTATAAAGAGGGGGATCTTGTCAAACTTGACATCCGAGTAGCGGGAGAAGTGGTGGATGCACTCTCCATCATCGTTCCAAAAGAGAAAGCTCAGTATAAAGGGCGAGAGCTTGTCAAAAAGATGAAAGAGCTGGTCCCTAGACAGCTTTTTGAAGTGGCGATTCAAGCAAGTATCGGAAATAAAATAATAGCTCGTGAGACAGTAAGTGCCATGCGAAAAAATGTTACCGCCAAATGTTACGGTGGGGATATTACGCGAAAACGAAAACTGCTTGAGAAACAAAAAGAGGGGAAAAAGCGTATGAAAGCCATCGGGAAGGTGCAACTGCCGCAAGAAGCCTTCTTGAGCGTTTTGAAAATAGACTGA